One stretch of Arachis duranensis cultivar V14167 chromosome 1, aradu.V14167.gnm2.J7QH, whole genome shotgun sequence DNA includes these proteins:
- the LOC107462991 gene encoding calmodulin-binding transcription activator 5 isoform X1 gives MMMANNFAGRLVGSEIHGFHTLQDLDLGNIMEEARTRWLRPNEIHAILCNSKYFTINVKPVNLPTCGTIVLFDRKMLRNFRKDGHNWKKKKDGKTVKEAHEHLKVGNEERIHVYYAHGQDNPGFVRRCYWLLDKSLEHIVLVHYRETQELQASPAAPINSHSSSGSDPNAPWILSEEIDSGIKTTNAGEINNNITVKNHEQRLHEINTLEWDDLVVANDPNTSTINGGGKVPHFDQQNQSNLSNQVANNLSAEIPSFDNLTQPIAGSHTFPENLNLQTDNQMNPNEQINHNVLVNGVSLDTLGNGGLQSQDSFGMWVNHMLSDSPCSVDESAVESSVSSIHESYSSLVGDDKQTSLPEQVFNLTDVSPAWVPSTEKSKILVTGFFHKDADLSKSNLLCVCGDVSVPVECVQVGVYRCWVPPHSPGFVNLYLSFDGHKPISQVVNFEYRTPILHDPVAFMENNDNWDKFQFEMRLSYLLFTKKNSLDVFSCTVSPKRLKEARNFAIRTSFISNSWQYLMKSTQYNRIPYSQAKEDLFGISLRSRLKEWILERIILGCKTTEYDAQGQSVIHLCAILDYTWAVSLFSWSGLSLDFRDKLGWTALHWAAYYGREKMVATLLSAGAKPNLVTDPTPQNPGGQTAADLAYMNGYDGLAAYLSEKALVRQFNDMSLAGNISGQLETNTTDPEDPENLSEDQLYLKDTLAAYRTAAQAAARIQAAFREHSLKLQTETIELLTPEAEARKIVAAMKIQHAFRNFESRKMMKAAARIQYTYRTWKIRREFLNMRHQAIKIQAAFRCFQLRKHYRKILWSVGVVEKALLRWRLKRKGLRGLHVNNADQKEEGDGEEEFFRIGRKQAEERVERSVVRVQAMFRSKKAQQDYRRMKLALNQANLDREYEEFLGTEDNMEI, from the exons ATGATGATGGCAAATAACTTTGCGGGCCGGTTGGTAGGCTCAGAGATTCATGGATTCCACACATTGCAAG ACTTGGATTTGGGAAACATAATGGAGGAAGCAAGAACCAGATGGCTTCGTCCCAATGAGATTCACGCCATACTTTGCAATTCCAAGTACTTCACAATCAATGTCAAGCCAGTGAATTTGCCCACAT GTGGTACTATTGTATTATTTGACCGCAAGATGCTTAGGAACTTTCGGAAAGATGGGCAcaactggaaaaagaaaaaggatggtAAAACTGTTAAAGAAGCTCATGAGCACTTAAAG GTTGGTAACGAAGAAAGGATCCATGTCTATTATGCACATGGACAAGATAACCCAGGCTTTGTTCGTAGATGTTATTGGTTACTTGACAA GAGTTTGGAACACATAGTCCTTGTTCATTATCGTGAAACACAGGAG TTGCAAGCTTCTCCTGCCGCACCCATAAATTCGCACTCTAGTTCTGGCTCTGACCCAAATGCCCCATGGATTTTATCCGAAGAAATAGATTCCGGGATCAAAACTACAAATGCTGGTG AGATTAATAACAATATAACCGTCAAGAATCACGAGCAAAGGCTTCATGAGATTAATACACTTGAATGGGATGACCTAGTGGTTGCAAATGATCCTAACACGTCGACTATTAATGGAG GAGGCAAAGTTCCACATTTTGATCAACAGAATCAAAGTAATCTCAGCAAT CAGGTAGCCAACAATCTTTCTGCAGAAATCCCTTCTTTTGATAATCTAACGCAACCAATTGCTGGGAGTCACACTTTTCCGGAGAATCTTAATCTTCAGACAGACAATCAAATGAATCCAAATGAGCAGATAAATCATAATGTCTTAGTTAATGGTGTTTCCTTGGACACTTTGGGCAATGGTGGATTGCAAAGTCAGGATAGCTTTGGAATGTGGGTGAACCATATGTTGTCGGATTCGCCATGTTCAGTAGATGAGTCAGCTGTTGAATCATCAGTGTCATCCATTCACGAATCATATTCATCTCTAGTAGGGGATGATAAGCAAACTTCTTTGCCAGAACAAGTATTTAATCTCACTGATGTGTCACCTGCATGGGTGCCTTCTACTGAGAAATCAAAG ATCCTCGTGACTGGATTCTTTCATAAGGATGCTGACCTTTCAAAGTCCAATCTATTGTGTGTCTGTGGTGATGTAAGTGTTCCTGTAGAATGTGTTCAGGTTGGGGTCTACCGATGTTGGGTACCTCCACATTCTCCTGGATTTGTGAATCTCTACTTGAGCTTTGATGGCCATAAACCTATCAGCCAAGTTGTTAATTTTGAGTATCGTACTCCTATTCTGCATGATCCTGTGGCTTTTATGGAAAACAATGACAACTGGGACAAGTTCCAATTCGAGATGAGGCTTTCTTATCTACTTTTTACCAAAAAGAATAGTCTTGATGTTTTCTCGTGTACAGTATCACCTAAGAGACTAAAGGAGGCGAGAAACTTTGCCATCAGAACGTCGTTTATTTCCAATAGTTGGCAATACTTGATGAAGTCAACTCAATACAACAGAATTCCGTATTCACAAGCAAAAGAAGACCTATTTGGAATTTCTTTAAGAAGCAGACTAAAGGAATGGATTTTGGAAAGAATTATTTTAGGCTGTAAGACTACTGAATATGATGCACAAGGCCAAAGTGTAATCCATTTGTGCGCGATTCTGGATTATACTTGGGCTGTTTCCCTATTTTCATGGTCAGGCTTGTCACTGGATTTCCGTGACAAGCTTGGGTGGACAGCTCTTCATTGGGCAGCATATTATGGAAG GGAGAAAATGGTTGCAACTCTTTTGTCGGCTGGGGCAAAGCCAAATTTGGTTACAGATCCAACTCCACAAAATCCTGGTGGACAAACTGCTGCTGATCTCGCATATATGAACGGTTATGATGGCTTAGCAGCATATCTTTCAGAAAAGGCTCTGGTGAGGCAGTTCAATGACATGAGCTTAGCTGGAAATATCAGTGGCCAGCTAGAAACCAACACAACTGACCCAGAAGATCCTGAGAACCTTTCAGAGGACCAGCTGTACCTGAAGGATACATTGGCAGCTTACCGAACAGCTGCTCAGGCAGCAGCACGCATACAAGCTGCATTTAGGGAGCATTCCCTAAAACTGCAAACTGAAACCATTGAGCTTTTGACACCAGAGGCTGAAGCACGCAAAATAGTTGCAGCAATGAAGATTCAGCACGCCTTTAGGAACTTCGAGTCAAGGAAAATGATGAAAGCTGCTGCTCGCATTCAGTACACATACCGCACATGGAAGATTCGCAGAGAATTCCTCAACATGCGTCATCAGGCAATTAAAATTCAA GCTGCTTTCCGGTGCTTTCAATTGAGGAAGCATTATCGTAAAATTTTGTGGTCTGTCGGGGTGGTCGAGAAAGCACTATTGCGTTGGCGTTTAAAGAGAAAAGGTTTGCGTGGGCTGCATGTTAACAATGCCGATCAGAAGGAGGAAGGTGATGGAGAGGAGGAATTCTTTCGAATTGGTAGGAAGCAAGCTGAAGAGCGTGTTGAGAGATCTGTAGTGCGTGTGCAGGCCATGTTCCGTTCAAAGAAGGCACAACAAGATTATAGGAGGATGAAGCTGGCCCTTAATCAAGCAAAT CTGGATCGGGAATATGAAGAATTCCTTGGTACGGAAGATAACATGGAAATTTAA
- the LOC107462991 gene encoding calmodulin-binding transcription activator 5 isoform X2, protein MMMANNFAGRLVGSEIHGFHTLQDLDLGNIMEEARTRWLRPNEIHAILCNSKYFTINVKPVNLPTCGTIVLFDRKMLRNFRKDGHNWKKKKDGKTVKEAHEHLKVGNEERIHVYYAHGQDNPGFVRRCYWLLDKSLEHIVLVHYRETQELQASPAAPINSHSSSGSDPNAPWILSEEIDSGIKTTNAGEINNNITVKNHEQRLHEINTLEWDDLVVANDPNTSTINGGGKVPHFDQQNQSNLSNVANNLSAEIPSFDNLTQPIAGSHTFPENLNLQTDNQMNPNEQINHNVLVNGVSLDTLGNGGLQSQDSFGMWVNHMLSDSPCSVDESAVESSVSSIHESYSSLVGDDKQTSLPEQVFNLTDVSPAWVPSTEKSKILVTGFFHKDADLSKSNLLCVCGDVSVPVECVQVGVYRCWVPPHSPGFVNLYLSFDGHKPISQVVNFEYRTPILHDPVAFMENNDNWDKFQFEMRLSYLLFTKKNSLDVFSCTVSPKRLKEARNFAIRTSFISNSWQYLMKSTQYNRIPYSQAKEDLFGISLRSRLKEWILERIILGCKTTEYDAQGQSVIHLCAILDYTWAVSLFSWSGLSLDFRDKLGWTALHWAAYYGREKMVATLLSAGAKPNLVTDPTPQNPGGQTAADLAYMNGYDGLAAYLSEKALVRQFNDMSLAGNISGQLETNTTDPEDPENLSEDQLYLKDTLAAYRTAAQAAARIQAAFREHSLKLQTETIELLTPEAEARKIVAAMKIQHAFRNFESRKMMKAAARIQYTYRTWKIRREFLNMRHQAIKIQAAFRCFQLRKHYRKILWSVGVVEKALLRWRLKRKGLRGLHVNNADQKEEGDGEEEFFRIGRKQAEERVERSVVRVQAMFRSKKAQQDYRRMKLALNQANLDREYEEFLGTEDNMEI, encoded by the exons ATGATGATGGCAAATAACTTTGCGGGCCGGTTGGTAGGCTCAGAGATTCATGGATTCCACACATTGCAAG ACTTGGATTTGGGAAACATAATGGAGGAAGCAAGAACCAGATGGCTTCGTCCCAATGAGATTCACGCCATACTTTGCAATTCCAAGTACTTCACAATCAATGTCAAGCCAGTGAATTTGCCCACAT GTGGTACTATTGTATTATTTGACCGCAAGATGCTTAGGAACTTTCGGAAAGATGGGCAcaactggaaaaagaaaaaggatggtAAAACTGTTAAAGAAGCTCATGAGCACTTAAAG GTTGGTAACGAAGAAAGGATCCATGTCTATTATGCACATGGACAAGATAACCCAGGCTTTGTTCGTAGATGTTATTGGTTACTTGACAA GAGTTTGGAACACATAGTCCTTGTTCATTATCGTGAAACACAGGAG TTGCAAGCTTCTCCTGCCGCACCCATAAATTCGCACTCTAGTTCTGGCTCTGACCCAAATGCCCCATGGATTTTATCCGAAGAAATAGATTCCGGGATCAAAACTACAAATGCTGGTG AGATTAATAACAATATAACCGTCAAGAATCACGAGCAAAGGCTTCATGAGATTAATACACTTGAATGGGATGACCTAGTGGTTGCAAATGATCCTAACACGTCGACTATTAATGGAG GAGGCAAAGTTCCACATTTTGATCAACAGAATCAAAGTAATCTCAGCAAT GTAGCCAACAATCTTTCTGCAGAAATCCCTTCTTTTGATAATCTAACGCAACCAATTGCTGGGAGTCACACTTTTCCGGAGAATCTTAATCTTCAGACAGACAATCAAATGAATCCAAATGAGCAGATAAATCATAATGTCTTAGTTAATGGTGTTTCCTTGGACACTTTGGGCAATGGTGGATTGCAAAGTCAGGATAGCTTTGGAATGTGGGTGAACCATATGTTGTCGGATTCGCCATGTTCAGTAGATGAGTCAGCTGTTGAATCATCAGTGTCATCCATTCACGAATCATATTCATCTCTAGTAGGGGATGATAAGCAAACTTCTTTGCCAGAACAAGTATTTAATCTCACTGATGTGTCACCTGCATGGGTGCCTTCTACTGAGAAATCAAAG ATCCTCGTGACTGGATTCTTTCATAAGGATGCTGACCTTTCAAAGTCCAATCTATTGTGTGTCTGTGGTGATGTAAGTGTTCCTGTAGAATGTGTTCAGGTTGGGGTCTACCGATGTTGGGTACCTCCACATTCTCCTGGATTTGTGAATCTCTACTTGAGCTTTGATGGCCATAAACCTATCAGCCAAGTTGTTAATTTTGAGTATCGTACTCCTATTCTGCATGATCCTGTGGCTTTTATGGAAAACAATGACAACTGGGACAAGTTCCAATTCGAGATGAGGCTTTCTTATCTACTTTTTACCAAAAAGAATAGTCTTGATGTTTTCTCGTGTACAGTATCACCTAAGAGACTAAAGGAGGCGAGAAACTTTGCCATCAGAACGTCGTTTATTTCCAATAGTTGGCAATACTTGATGAAGTCAACTCAATACAACAGAATTCCGTATTCACAAGCAAAAGAAGACCTATTTGGAATTTCTTTAAGAAGCAGACTAAAGGAATGGATTTTGGAAAGAATTATTTTAGGCTGTAAGACTACTGAATATGATGCACAAGGCCAAAGTGTAATCCATTTGTGCGCGATTCTGGATTATACTTGGGCTGTTTCCCTATTTTCATGGTCAGGCTTGTCACTGGATTTCCGTGACAAGCTTGGGTGGACAGCTCTTCATTGGGCAGCATATTATGGAAG GGAGAAAATGGTTGCAACTCTTTTGTCGGCTGGGGCAAAGCCAAATTTGGTTACAGATCCAACTCCACAAAATCCTGGTGGACAAACTGCTGCTGATCTCGCATATATGAACGGTTATGATGGCTTAGCAGCATATCTTTCAGAAAAGGCTCTGGTGAGGCAGTTCAATGACATGAGCTTAGCTGGAAATATCAGTGGCCAGCTAGAAACCAACACAACTGACCCAGAAGATCCTGAGAACCTTTCAGAGGACCAGCTGTACCTGAAGGATACATTGGCAGCTTACCGAACAGCTGCTCAGGCAGCAGCACGCATACAAGCTGCATTTAGGGAGCATTCCCTAAAACTGCAAACTGAAACCATTGAGCTTTTGACACCAGAGGCTGAAGCACGCAAAATAGTTGCAGCAATGAAGATTCAGCACGCCTTTAGGAACTTCGAGTCAAGGAAAATGATGAAAGCTGCTGCTCGCATTCAGTACACATACCGCACATGGAAGATTCGCAGAGAATTCCTCAACATGCGTCATCAGGCAATTAAAATTCAA GCTGCTTTCCGGTGCTTTCAATTGAGGAAGCATTATCGTAAAATTTTGTGGTCTGTCGGGGTGGTCGAGAAAGCACTATTGCGTTGGCGTTTAAAGAGAAAAGGTTTGCGTGGGCTGCATGTTAACAATGCCGATCAGAAGGAGGAAGGTGATGGAGAGGAGGAATTCTTTCGAATTGGTAGGAAGCAAGCTGAAGAGCGTGTTGAGAGATCTGTAGTGCGTGTGCAGGCCATGTTCCGTTCAAAGAAGGCACAACAAGATTATAGGAGGATGAAGCTGGCCCTTAATCAAGCAAAT CTGGATCGGGAATATGAAGAATTCCTTGGTACGGAAGATAACATGGAAATTTAA
- the LOC107462991 gene encoding calmodulin-binding transcription activator 5 isoform X3, which yields MRFTPYFAIPSGTIVLFDRKMLRNFRKDGHNWKKKKDGKTVKEAHEHLKVGNEERIHVYYAHGQDNPGFVRRCYWLLDKSLEHIVLVHYRETQELQASPAAPINSHSSSGSDPNAPWILSEEIDSGIKTTNAGEINNNITVKNHEQRLHEINTLEWDDLVVANDPNTSTINGGGKVPHFDQQNQSNLSNQVANNLSAEIPSFDNLTQPIAGSHTFPENLNLQTDNQMNPNEQINHNVLVNGVSLDTLGNGGLQSQDSFGMWVNHMLSDSPCSVDESAVESSVSSIHESYSSLVGDDKQTSLPEQVFNLTDVSPAWVPSTEKSKILVTGFFHKDADLSKSNLLCVCGDVSVPVECVQVGVYRCWVPPHSPGFVNLYLSFDGHKPISQVVNFEYRTPILHDPVAFMENNDNWDKFQFEMRLSYLLFTKKNSLDVFSCTVSPKRLKEARNFAIRTSFISNSWQYLMKSTQYNRIPYSQAKEDLFGISLRSRLKEWILERIILGCKTTEYDAQGQSVIHLCAILDYTWAVSLFSWSGLSLDFRDKLGWTALHWAAYYGREKMVATLLSAGAKPNLVTDPTPQNPGGQTAADLAYMNGYDGLAAYLSEKALVRQFNDMSLAGNISGQLETNTTDPEDPENLSEDQLYLKDTLAAYRTAAQAAARIQAAFREHSLKLQTETIELLTPEAEARKIVAAMKIQHAFRNFESRKMMKAAARIQYTYRTWKIRREFLNMRHQAIKIQAAFRCFQLRKHYRKILWSVGVVEKALLRWRLKRKGLRGLHVNNADQKEEGDGEEEFFRIGRKQAEERVERSVVRVQAMFRSKKAQQDYRRMKLALNQANLDREYEEFLGTEDNMEI from the exons ATGAGATTCACGCCATACTTTGCAATTCCAA GTGGTACTATTGTATTATTTGACCGCAAGATGCTTAGGAACTTTCGGAAAGATGGGCAcaactggaaaaagaaaaaggatggtAAAACTGTTAAAGAAGCTCATGAGCACTTAAAG GTTGGTAACGAAGAAAGGATCCATGTCTATTATGCACATGGACAAGATAACCCAGGCTTTGTTCGTAGATGTTATTGGTTACTTGACAA GAGTTTGGAACACATAGTCCTTGTTCATTATCGTGAAACACAGGAG TTGCAAGCTTCTCCTGCCGCACCCATAAATTCGCACTCTAGTTCTGGCTCTGACCCAAATGCCCCATGGATTTTATCCGAAGAAATAGATTCCGGGATCAAAACTACAAATGCTGGTG AGATTAATAACAATATAACCGTCAAGAATCACGAGCAAAGGCTTCATGAGATTAATACACTTGAATGGGATGACCTAGTGGTTGCAAATGATCCTAACACGTCGACTATTAATGGAG GAGGCAAAGTTCCACATTTTGATCAACAGAATCAAAGTAATCTCAGCAAT CAGGTAGCCAACAATCTTTCTGCAGAAATCCCTTCTTTTGATAATCTAACGCAACCAATTGCTGGGAGTCACACTTTTCCGGAGAATCTTAATCTTCAGACAGACAATCAAATGAATCCAAATGAGCAGATAAATCATAATGTCTTAGTTAATGGTGTTTCCTTGGACACTTTGGGCAATGGTGGATTGCAAAGTCAGGATAGCTTTGGAATGTGGGTGAACCATATGTTGTCGGATTCGCCATGTTCAGTAGATGAGTCAGCTGTTGAATCATCAGTGTCATCCATTCACGAATCATATTCATCTCTAGTAGGGGATGATAAGCAAACTTCTTTGCCAGAACAAGTATTTAATCTCACTGATGTGTCACCTGCATGGGTGCCTTCTACTGAGAAATCAAAG ATCCTCGTGACTGGATTCTTTCATAAGGATGCTGACCTTTCAAAGTCCAATCTATTGTGTGTCTGTGGTGATGTAAGTGTTCCTGTAGAATGTGTTCAGGTTGGGGTCTACCGATGTTGGGTACCTCCACATTCTCCTGGATTTGTGAATCTCTACTTGAGCTTTGATGGCCATAAACCTATCAGCCAAGTTGTTAATTTTGAGTATCGTACTCCTATTCTGCATGATCCTGTGGCTTTTATGGAAAACAATGACAACTGGGACAAGTTCCAATTCGAGATGAGGCTTTCTTATCTACTTTTTACCAAAAAGAATAGTCTTGATGTTTTCTCGTGTACAGTATCACCTAAGAGACTAAAGGAGGCGAGAAACTTTGCCATCAGAACGTCGTTTATTTCCAATAGTTGGCAATACTTGATGAAGTCAACTCAATACAACAGAATTCCGTATTCACAAGCAAAAGAAGACCTATTTGGAATTTCTTTAAGAAGCAGACTAAAGGAATGGATTTTGGAAAGAATTATTTTAGGCTGTAAGACTACTGAATATGATGCACAAGGCCAAAGTGTAATCCATTTGTGCGCGATTCTGGATTATACTTGGGCTGTTTCCCTATTTTCATGGTCAGGCTTGTCACTGGATTTCCGTGACAAGCTTGGGTGGACAGCTCTTCATTGGGCAGCATATTATGGAAG GGAGAAAATGGTTGCAACTCTTTTGTCGGCTGGGGCAAAGCCAAATTTGGTTACAGATCCAACTCCACAAAATCCTGGTGGACAAACTGCTGCTGATCTCGCATATATGAACGGTTATGATGGCTTAGCAGCATATCTTTCAGAAAAGGCTCTGGTGAGGCAGTTCAATGACATGAGCTTAGCTGGAAATATCAGTGGCCAGCTAGAAACCAACACAACTGACCCAGAAGATCCTGAGAACCTTTCAGAGGACCAGCTGTACCTGAAGGATACATTGGCAGCTTACCGAACAGCTGCTCAGGCAGCAGCACGCATACAAGCTGCATTTAGGGAGCATTCCCTAAAACTGCAAACTGAAACCATTGAGCTTTTGACACCAGAGGCTGAAGCACGCAAAATAGTTGCAGCAATGAAGATTCAGCACGCCTTTAGGAACTTCGAGTCAAGGAAAATGATGAAAGCTGCTGCTCGCATTCAGTACACATACCGCACATGGAAGATTCGCAGAGAATTCCTCAACATGCGTCATCAGGCAATTAAAATTCAA GCTGCTTTCCGGTGCTTTCAATTGAGGAAGCATTATCGTAAAATTTTGTGGTCTGTCGGGGTGGTCGAGAAAGCACTATTGCGTTGGCGTTTAAAGAGAAAAGGTTTGCGTGGGCTGCATGTTAACAATGCCGATCAGAAGGAGGAAGGTGATGGAGAGGAGGAATTCTTTCGAATTGGTAGGAAGCAAGCTGAAGAGCGTGTTGAGAGATCTGTAGTGCGTGTGCAGGCCATGTTCCGTTCAAAGAAGGCACAACAAGATTATAGGAGGATGAAGCTGGCCCTTAATCAAGCAAAT CTGGATCGGGAATATGAAGAATTCCTTGGTACGGAAGATAACATGGAAATTTAA